GATCCCCCAGAGTCCGGGCGGTCGCTGTGCGGCGAGTCGCCGGTGGACCGCGGGGTCGCCGCGCGACGTTCGGGTCACGCGGGCCGGCGCGATCACCGACGGAACGGTACTGGCGGCCAGCGAGGGACTCGCTGCGATCGACGCCGACGACGGGAGCGTCTCCTGGCGAGCAGCAGGACGAGAGGTCGAGGCGTTCTGTGCGACCGGCGAGCACGTGTTCGTCCAGCGCCAGCCACTCGACGCTGCGGACGCGCTTTCGATCCTCGACCGCGACGGCGGAGAGAGACAGACGACACTCGGGACCGCCGTCGACGATCGACTCGTCGCAGCCCGGGACGGGATGGCGTATCTCCGCACGGCCACCGCCGCGATCGCGCGCGACCTCGACCGGGATCGTGAGCCGACGGCGCGGCTGGTCGCCGTCGACGGCGCGGCCGGCGAGATCGAGTGGCGGACCGACTTGACCGAGGCCAGCGGCTTCGGGGCAGCGATCCGTGAGATCGGTGGCGTCGCAGTCGGCCCCGACTCGATATTCCTCACGGTCCAGGGCGACGGCGGCACGACGGTCTGTCTCGCACTCGACGTTCGGGATGGGAGCGTCCAGTGGTCCCGACGGACATCGGCCAGCCCGTGGGTCGTCGCCACGGACGAGGCCGTCTATCTGAGCGGCGGAGACGTGGCCTGTCTCGACAGGTCGACTGGCGAGGTCCGGTGGCGTTGGTCACCGGCGTCCGCGAACGCTCGCGGCCCTCTCGTGATCGCCGACAGACGGTTGCTCGTCCCTGGAGAGTACACGCTCTACGCACTGGAGGAAGCATGACTGTCGACGAAGCCGCGACGACGAATCGACAGAGCGACGACGCGACCAGTGGCCTGTGGCTGCTGCGGCGAGGGTGGTTCGTGCTCGCTGGCCTCCTCGCGACAGCCGCGCTCGTCGGAGTTCGCTCCCTCTCGATTCCCCTGGCGGAGACGACCTATCAGCTGGAATTTCCCTACCTCTCGTTTGCGGTCTCACTGGTCCCCGCCTGGGTCGCACCCGTCACGCTCCGGCCGGAGGCGCTCTGGGGGCTGAAGCCCGCGTATCTCGCAGTGACGGTCGGACTCTGGACTCTGGCCGTGCTCGCGGTCGTGATAGCGGCCGGCCTGTTCTGGTGGGGGCTCGATCGCGACTCCGGCGTGCTCGCGCCGCTGTCCCGGCTGGGCTGGCTCGTCGCCTACGGCCTCGCGGCGGTCGTGCTGACCGTCTTCGGCAGCGACCTGCTCGTCGGCTCGCTTCCGGCCGACTGGGCGGGCCTCGAATGGGGCTGGACGCTCCTGCTGGCGCTGGTCGCAGGACGCTTGTTCGTGGCCCCCGTCGCGATCGTCCGGGACGGTCGGCGACCACTGGACGCGGTCCGCTGGAGCATTCGATCGCTCGCAGGAGTTCGGTGGACGGTCAGATGTACGGGCCTCGTACTCCTGCTGGCGTTCGCGAGCCGGGTCGTGACCGCTCCCTTCGGCGCGCTCGGTGGCGGACTGGTCGGACTCGCGCTCACCGTCGCCGTCGGGACTGCGCTCGTCGGCTCGGCTCACGCCTACGCGATGGCGTTCGTCTACGATCTGGTAGCGGGCAACCAGACCGAGGGGCGAGAGTCTTGATGTCCACCCAGCGTTCACAGTGTGCGAAGAGACGTCCCCGACAGAGATCGTTCCACAGATCTCTCTCGTTAGTTGTGACGATCGAGTGAAAAGATAGAAGTGCCGCGGCCGAAACGAATGCGTCATGGATTCGGTTGGGATCTCGCGCCGCTCGGTTCTGGGCGGCGTCGCAGCCGCGATGGCAGGGAGTGGCTGTCTCGCGACTGGGAAAACAACGCAACCGCGGGCGAGCGACTGGCCGCAACGAGGCTACGACGCTGGCGGGACCTTCTACAAGGACGCTGGATCACCACCTGTCGAAGACGCCGAGGTCGCCTGGGCTGCAGTGGTGGACAACAGCCTGTACGAAGCCATCGATCACCGATGGCACGACGACTGGCGATGGAACCACTATCGTGATCTCACGTACCAGCGCCACATCGGGAGCCTCGCGTACAAGTACGACCGGACGCCTCTGGTCACCGTCGGCGAGCGAGCACACCTCAGCGGGTTAGAAGATTCGATCGTCGATCTGACCGACGGCACGAAAACCGAGCGCGACGACTGCGAGGATCGCGCACTGGTCGGTGCTGCCCGGACAGACACGTACCGGGACGGAATGCTCGTCGGAACGGGAGTCAGCGACGGTGCTGACTGCCGCGGTCGCTGTCACGTCCTCCAGGGGTTTCGACCCCCAACTGAAGATCGGGCGTGGTGTGAAGGGTCCAAGCGCTGGACGGCCGGTGCACCCCAGGACCTCCCGGCGACCGCGGTGGCGGGCCGAATCGAGGACGGGACGGTCGTGACGGTCGTTCCCGAATCCGAACCCCCCTACCGGGTCGTCGGGATCGACGCCGATGACGGGCGTATCGAGTGGGAGAACACGGTCTCCCACGGCGTCCACCGACTTCGCGTCGAGGACGGAGTGGCCTACGCGTCCGTCGTCGGCGAGGACAGTGGGGAGATGACGATATTGGATGACTCTTCGATCCGCCAGCGCGTCGAGATCGAACCGACGGACCTCCTCGAAGCAGTCCGGGACGGCGTGGCCTATCTCCGGGATTTCAGAACCGACGAGGCGCCTCCGTCGATCAAAGCGGTCGACGCCGCGTCCGGCGAGACGAGACGACTCCTGGATGGATCGACGGTTTCGCAACGAATCGGCGGCACGCCGACCGGCGTCGGCGACCTCGTCGTGGGACCGGATCGGCTGTTCGCCAGCGTGAACACCGAAAACGGAGACGAGGGGGCAGTGCTCGCACTGGACCATTCGGACGGAGCGATCGAGTGGGTGCGCCAGTTCCCGGGGTGGCTTCGACTCTGCGGGACTGACGACGCCCTGTACGTAGCAGGGTATCCACACACGTACGCGCTGGATCCGGCGTCGGGCGGTCGCCTGTGGTCGGTCAGATTGCCCCCCAGTCCCAGTTTCGGCCCCGGCGTGTATCGTCCGGTCGTGGCAGATTCGAAGGTTCTCGTTCCACTCGAAAGGCGTCTCGTCGCCCTGGAGGAACCATGACGGTCGCCGAACGCGCGAACCGAGACCGTCGGACGTGGCGACAGCGTGCCCGCGCAATAGCGATGTATGTCGCGATATTCTCCGTCGCCGGAACAGTCGCGTTCGCGGCGATACTGCTCTATCGGCAGCTATCGATCCCGCTGGCCGACCAGATCACGACCCATCCAGTCTTCTCGAGCAGACCGACCGCGGTCCCGGTCTGGGTCGACCCGGTCGGCCTTGAGGTAGAGGCGCTGTTCGGCCTGCGGCTGGTCCCGCTGGTGGCGGCCGTCGGCCTGTGGGCGGGCTCGATCGGCGCCGTTGCGCTCGCCGCCGGACTCGCCTGGTGGTGGTGGTCCGACAAGAGTACGTCCGCCCGCCTGCCCCCGCTCTCTCGGCTGGGATACCTCGTTGTCTACGCCCTCGTCACCACCGGGCCCTTGTACGTGCTCGTGCCCTGGCTCCGCGACCTCGGGTCTGCGATCTCCGAACCGGAACTCGGACTGCTGATCGGTCTCGCTATCGTCGCGACCGCGCTGTGGGCCGGTGCGATCCTGGTTGTCACCGCACTCGATTCGACCCTGTTCGGACGTAGCACGTCGCTCTGGTCGATGCCGCCCTCCCGCCTCCAACACGTCGTGATCTACGCCGGGGCTGTCGTCGCCGCCCTGCTCGTCTTCGCGCTCGGATTCCTGTCGACACCACGATTCGACCAGATCTCCTGGGTCGGACTCGCCGGCGCGCTCGGGATCGTCGCGATCGTCGTGGTTTCCGGGCAACTGTTCGTCGCACCCGTAACGATCGTCAGGGACGGACGCGGGCCGATCGAGGCGATTCGCTGGAGCAACGCGTCGATCGCTGACAGCGGGGCGATGGGTGAAGCAATCCTAAGCGTCTTTTCGCTGAGCGTCTTCGTCCGTGGGGCAGCCCATCTGACGACCGTGCCGGCCGATCCGATCGTCGGACTGGCACTCGCGACGATCGCGGGAACGGCAGTCGTCGGTTCGATCCACGCGCTGCAGATGGCCTCGGTCTACCGGACGATCACCGAGGATTCGAACGCCGCAGAATCGATCACCGATTCCGCCCGACCGGGAACTGCACCTGCTCGGGATGCTCGTTGAAGTCGGCGAGCACGCGCTCGTAAAGGGCGTTTTTCGTCCGCTGACCCCGGCGCGGATGGACGAGATAGCGCAGCCGCAGGGTGACCCAGGACTGTTCCTGAACGACGTTCACGGTCGGGCGATCCTGCACGTCGAGTTCCACGGGCGTCTCCGCAAGCTGACTGCGATAGCGTTCGACCCGGCGAGCCATCTCGTCGCCGAGGAAGTCGTCGGCCACCTCGGCCATCGTCTGTCGGGCGAACTCCAGGTCAGTCTCGTAGGCGACCTGGATCTCGATCTCGTTCCAGATGAACGGGACGATCGCGAACACACCGACGTGTCTGGCCACACTCGGGGCTGAGGGCCTGAAAACCGTTTGGCTCGCTCTCTTTCCTCAGCAGTCTACGACCGCCTCGACTTCGACCTCGACACACAGGTCGGGATCGATCAACGACGCAACTTCGACCATCGTCGCAGCCGGCCGCACGTCGTCGAAGAATTCGCTGTGGGCGCGGCCGATCTCGGGCCAGTCGTCGGCATCGGTGACGTACATGCGCGTCCGGACCACGTCCTCGATAGTCGCTCCGGCCTCCGCGAGCGCGTCCGCGACGGTTTCGAGCGCGACCCGGGTCTGTTCGGAGGGCGTCCCGGACAGCGGTTGGCCATCCTCGTCGGTCGCCGTCGTGCCCGAAACACAGACGCGGTCGCCGGCCGGGACTGCTCGCGAGTAGCCGACGTTCTCTTCCCACTCGGTGCCGCTTGAAACACGTTGTCGTTCCATGTCGGGTGCGTCCAGAGCTGCGAGGAAAAAGACGCCGCTAGACGTTCCAGTAGTCCGGTTCGTTCCCCGCTTTCCACTTGATCGAACAGCCACGCGAGGGCTTGTCCTCGGCCTCGACCGACTCGCCGGCGAGCACCGTCTCGACGTACTCGCGCATCTCGTACTCGCTCGGGTCGTCGTCGGGGTTGAGCGCGTCGTCGATCCGCCCGTGATAGGCCAGCCGGAAGGTCCCCGCGTCGTTGGCGAAGAGGAACGGGTCGGGCGTACAGACCGCGCCGTAGGCCGCCGCCACGTCCTGGGACTCGTCGTAGAGGTAGGCGTCGTAGTCGATCGTCCCCTCCTCGACCAGTTCCTGCATGCGCTCGAAGGAGTCGTCCGGGTACTCCTCGGCGTCGTTGGAGCTGATCCCGACGACTGCGAGGTCGTCGTGCTCGCCCGCGAGGTAGTTCAGTTCCGCGAACTTCGCTTTGGCGTACGGGCAGTGGTTGCAGGTGAATACCACGAGCAGCGCGTCGTAGTCGTCGAAGTCCTCCAGCGTGTAGGTCGTGCCGTCCGTCCCGGGGAGTTCGAAGTCCGGTGCGGCGTCGCCACGCGAGAGTCGGTGATCGGCAGTGTCGAGCGAAACCATGTCGGGCGACCCTTCGGGCGGGACGCTCAAAGACCTTCGTCCTCGCGTCGATCAGCCGTCCGTCGCATCGCTTGCGTGTGCCACGGACGCGTCACCGATAGCGAGCACGACGAACGTGAACGCGAAGGCGACGACGCCGATGGCGGCCATCGCCCAGAACACCGTCCGGATCGACGTCGCTTCCGAGAGCGCGCCGAAGACGGGTGGCGCGACCGCGCCGCCGCCGGAGATGCCGATAGTGAGCAGGCCGAAGTTCTTCCCGAGGTCGTCCCGCGTCGAGAGGGCGTCACCGAGCGTCGACAGCGCCGGGCGGGCGGCCTTGATCGTCGCGGCAAACACGAGCGTCACCGCCAGCGCGAGGACGATCGGCAGGACCGCGCTCGCCAGCACCACGGCGACGACGGTCACGCCCGCGAGTCCACCCAGAACCGTGTTTCGCGGGCCGTAGCGGTCGGTCAGCCACCCGCCACCGAGGATCGCCACCGCGCCGACGACGAGCATCGCCGAGACGAGCAGGTTCGCCGTCGACGCGTCGACGCCGTAGCCGTCGGTCAGCAAGGGTGCGGTATAGGCCTGGATCCCCCAGACG
The Halapricum salinum genome window above contains:
- a CDS encoding outer membrane protein assembly factor BamB family protein, producing the protein MDTGDGGLSRRSVLGGVAATLTAGAGCLGSGLSPASKPGDWPQRGYDAGHTNYKTAGSPPLDDASLAWQVGETAATVDTRNISEDIWHAGLVVGDGTVLTQRGTTIALDDGRVKRRTECLDEGGRPALVGVARTESYADGVLLSTALDRGPAADHDGPELYGLRPSIPQSPGGRCAASRRWTAGSPRDVRVTRAGAITDGTVLAASEGLAAIDADDGSVSWRAAGREVEAFCATGEHVFVQRQPLDAADALSILDRDGGERQTTLGTAVDDRLVAARDGMAYLRTATAAIARDLDRDREPTARLVAVDGAAGEIEWRTDLTEASGFGAAIREIGGVAVGPDSIFLTVQGDGGTTVCLALDVRDGSVQWSRRTSASPWVVATDEAVYLSGGDVACLDRSTGEVRWRWSPASANARGPLVIADRRLLVPGEYTLYALEEA
- a CDS encoding PQQ-binding-like beta-propeller repeat protein, which gives rise to MDSVGISRRSVLGGVAAAMAGSGCLATGKTTQPRASDWPQRGYDAGGTFYKDAGSPPVEDAEVAWAAVVDNSLYEAIDHRWHDDWRWNHYRDLTYQRHIGSLAYKYDRTPLVTVGERAHLSGLEDSIVDLTDGTKTERDDCEDRALVGAARTDTYRDGMLVGTGVSDGADCRGRCHVLQGFRPPTEDRAWCEGSKRWTAGAPQDLPATAVAGRIEDGTVVTVVPESEPPYRVVGIDADDGRIEWENTVSHGVHRLRVEDGVAYASVVGEDSGEMTILDDSSIRQRVEIEPTDLLEAVRDGVAYLRDFRTDEAPPSIKAVDAASGETRRLLDGSTVSQRIGGTPTGVGDLVVGPDRLFASVNTENGDEGAVLALDHSDGAIEWVRQFPGWLRLCGTDDALYVAGYPHTYALDPASGGRLWSVRLPPSPSFGPGVYRPVVADSKVLVPLERRLVALEEP
- a CDS encoding RidA family protein, with amino-acid sequence MERQRVSSGTEWEENVGYSRAVPAGDRVCVSGTTATDEDGQPLSGTPSEQTRVALETVADALAEAGATIEDVVRTRMYVTDADDWPEIGRAHSEFFDDVRPAATMVEVASLIDPDLCVEVEVEAVVDC
- a CDS encoding thioredoxin family protein, with amino-acid sequence MVSLDTADHRLSRGDAAPDFELPGTDGTTYTLEDFDDYDALLVVFTCNHCPYAKAKFAELNYLAGEHDDLAVVGISSNDAEEYPDDSFERMQELVEEGTIDYDAYLYDESQDVAAAYGAVCTPDPFLFANDAGTFRLAYHGRIDDALNPDDDPSEYEMREYVETVLAGESVEAEDKPSRGCSIKWKAGNEPDYWNV